A single region of the Podospora pseudopauciseta strain CBS 411.78 chromosome 1, whole genome shotgun sequence genome encodes:
- the PDH1 gene encoding ATP-binding cassette transporter CGR1 (COG:S; EggNog:ENOG503NWTN) has translation MSAVNRGLRQATKSLHTRLPQRISQRSALPLLSSTFKTAAPLTPAALHARRSNFSTMASLQSAATTAPSPAGHKGYDPEIQDIADYVHNKPIDSELAFDTARWVFLDTLGCGLEGLQFKECTKLLGPIVPGTVVPNGTKVPGTPYQLDPVNGAFNIGAMIRWLDYNDCWLAAEWGHPSDNLGAILAVADWITRTNKAGGNLAGGKIFTIRDVLEAMIKAHEIQGCLALLNSFNKVGLDHVVLVKVASTAVVSKMLGLNEKQTADAITQAWVDGQSLRTYRHTPNTMSRKSWAAGDACQRAVNLALKVLKGESGVPTVLSAPVWGFYDVLFKGKKFEFQRPYGSYVMENVLFKVSYPAEFHSQTAVEASEKIHAQLKAMGKSAADIKEITCRTHEACVRIIDKQFKPMDNFADRDHCIQYMCSVMLVFGRLTANDYVDGSEAATSPLVESLRKKIKCVEDPQFTADYHDPALRTISNGLTVELNDGTVLPEVVIEAPLGHRLRREEAKPVIMAKYKRHLEPHYSTEKVQELLELGQNPKKLEAMEVDQYVDLYVSENSKFVN, from the exons ATGTCTGCTGTCAACCGTGGGTTGCGCCAGGCCACCAAGTCCCTGCACACACGCCTTCCCCAGCGCATCTCGCAGCGCTCCGCTCTGCCATTGTTGAGCAGCACATTTAAGACGGCCGCCCCCCTCACTCCCGCCGCCCTCCACGCCCGCAGAAGCAACTTCTCCACCATGGCCTCTCTTCAGTCTGCCGCGACCACGGCCCCTTCCCCCGCCGGGCACAAGGGCTACGATCCTGAGATCCAGGACATCGCCGACTATGTGCACAACAAGCCCATTGACTCTGAGCTTGCC TTCGACACAGCGAGATGGGTGTTCCTCGACACTCTCGGCTGCGGTCTGGAGGGTCTCCAGTTCAAGGAGTGCACCAAGCTCCTTGGCCCTATCGTCCCAGGGACCGTCGTGCCCAACGGCACCAAGGTTCCCGGCACACCCTATCAGCTCGACCCCGTGAACGGTGCCTTCAACATTGGTGCTATGATCAGATGGCTCGACTACAACGACTGCTGGCTCGCTGCTGAGTGGGGACATCCCAGTGACAACCTGGGCGCTATCCTGGCCGTGGCTGACTGGATCACCCGTACCAACAAGGCCGGTGGTAACCTCGCTGGCGGCAAGATCTTCACCATCCGCGATGTTCTCGAGGCTATGATCAAGGCGCACGAGATTCAGGGCTGCCTTGCTCTGCTCAACTCGTTCAACAAGGTTGGTCTGGATCACGTAGTTCTCGTCAAGGTTGCCAGCACGGCTGTTGTCAGCAAGATGCTCGGCCTCAACGAGAAGCAGACTGCCGATGCCATCACCCAGGCGTGGGTTGACGGCCAGAGCTTGCGTACCTACCGccacacccccaacaccatgtCCCGCAAGTCGTGGGCTGCCGGTGATGCCTGCCAGCGCGCCGTCAACCTGGCCCTGAAGGTTCTCAAGGGCGAGAGCGGTGTTCCCACCGTTCTCTCCGCCCCCGTCTGGGGCTTCTATGATGTCCTCTTCAAGGGCAAGAAGTTCGAGTTCCAGCGCCCCTATGGCAGCTACGTCATGGAGAACGTCCTGTTCAAGGTGTCCTACCCTGCCGAGTTCCACTCTCAGACCGCTGTCGAGGCCTCTGAGAAGATCCACGCCCAACTGAAGGCCATGGGCAAGTCTGCCGCCGATATCAAGGAGATCACCTGCAGGACACACGAGGCCTGCGTCCGCATCATCGACAAGCAGTTCAAGCCCATGGATAACTTCGCCGATCGTGACCACTGCATCCAGTACATGTGCTCCGTCATGCTCGTCTTCGGCCGTCTTACTGCCAACGACTACGTTGACGGCAGCGAGGCTGCCACCTCCCCTCTGGTCGAGTCTCTTCGCAAGAAGATCAAGTGCGTTGAGGACCCCCAGTTCACCGCCGACTACCATGACCCCGCTCTCCGCACCATCAGCAACGGCCTCACCGTTGAGCTCAACGACGGCACCGTCCTCCCCGAGGTTGTCATTGAGGCTCCTCTCGGCCACCGTCTCCGTCGTGAGGAGGCCAAGCCAGTGATCATGGCCAAGTACAAGCGTCACTTGGAGCCTCACTACAGCACCGAGAAGGTGCAGGAGCTCCTTGAGCTCGGCCAGAACcccaagaagctcgaggctATGGAGGTTGACCAATATGTGGATTTGTATGTTAGCGAGAACAGCAAGTTTGTCAACTAG
- a CDS encoding hypothetical protein (COG:I; EggNog:ENOG503NWZC), with the protein MVFYPPPWVPKLPFDPPDSITIGEFMKNEIYGRRPIAKSRNPFTCGLTGKTYGVTEQHNRTELLARALSKVMGWEPNVDSPWDKVIAVFSVNTIDYLSVLHSVHRLSGIATPANVAYSAGELEHQLRSSGAKALFTCVPVLETALTAAKAVGIPDDKIFIMDAPVHSKKLPYKTVDDLIQLGQSVPELEPLKWVKGQGERQVAFLCYSSGTSGLPKAVMISHKNVIANTMQFCIYDSVSREKFGVETQTALGLLPFSHIYGLVVIAHSSVWRGDGVIVLPKFDLTEYLQAIERFKINYLPLVPPIVIRMLSSRDILKKYDLSSVRLLFTGAAPLGKETAEELLKIYPTWHVGQGYGMTESATVVCTTSEHDIHQGTSGSLVPGTRAKIIDQDGKEITEYNKPGELLVQSPSITLGYLNNEKATAEAYVWDEDGRWLRTGDEVIVTKAPSGYEHITIVDRLKELIKVKAHQVAPAELEAHLLTHPAVDDCAVIAVPDERDGEVPKAFVVTPASMAGRKDEDMAAEILKHVQDHKAHYKWLKGGIEFIDAIPKSPSGKILRRLLRDKEREARRAAGAKL; encoded by the exons ATGGTCTTTTACCCCCCTCCTTGGGTCCCGAAGCTCCCATTCG ACCCCCCTGATTCGATTACCATTGGAGAGTTTATGAAGAATGAGATCTACGGTCGTCGCCCAATTGCAAAGAGCCGGAATCCCTTCACCTGCGGCTTGACAGGCAAGACATATGGTGTAACCGAGCAGCACAACCGCACCGAGCTTCTCGCGAGGGCCTTGTCTAAGGTTATGGGCTGGGAGCCAAATGTTGATTCGCCGTGGGACAAGGTCATTGCTGTTTTCTCTGTCAATACT ATTGACTACCTGTCTGTGCTTCATTCAGTCCACCGACTGTCCGGTATCGCTACACCTGCCAATGTCGCCTACTCAGCCGGAGAGCTTGAGCACCAGCTTCGTTCTTCAGGAGCCAAGGCACTGTTCACCTGTGTGCCAGTTTTGGAGACGGCCTTGACGGCTGCAAAGGCGGTAGGGATTCCAGATGACAAGATCTTTATCATGGATGCGCCAGTGCATTCAAAGAAACTCCCCTACAAGACTGTGGATGACTTGATTCAACTGGGTCAGTCCGTACCTGAACTCGAGCCTCTGAAATGGGTTAAGGGTCAGGGTGAGAGACAAGTGGCATTTTTATGCTACTCCAGTGGTACTTCTGGTCTGCCA AAAGCTGTCATGATCTCGCACAAGAACGTTATTGCGAACACCATGCAATTTTGCATCTACGACTCAGTCTCAAGAGAAAAGTTTGGGGTGGAAACACAAACGGCTTTGGGATTGCTGCCATTCAGCCATATTTATGGGCTGGTGGTCATCGCTCATTCTTCAGTTTGGAGAGGCGATGGCGTCATTGTCCTCCCCAAGTTTGATTTAACAGAGTATCTCCAGGCCATTGAAAGGTTCAAGATCAACTATCTTCCTTTG GTTCCTCCAATCGTCATCCGTATGTTGAGTAGCAGAGACATCCTCAAGAAATATGACCTGAGCAGTGTCAGACTTCTTTTTACCGGAGCAGCGCCTCTTGGAAAGGAGACAGCTGAGGAGCTCCTGAAGATCTATCCAACGTGGCATGTGGGTCAGGGATACGGCATGACTGAATCGGCTACCGTCGTATGCACCACCAGCGAACACGATATCCACCAAGGCACATCTGGGTCTCTGGTGCCAGGCACACGGGCCAAGATCATTGATCAAGACGGCAAGGAGATCACCGAGTACAACAAGCCGGGGGAGCTTCTGGTTCAGTCACCCTCCATCACTCTCGGATACCTGAACAACGAGAAGGCTACCGCCGAAGCTTATGTctgggatgaggatggaagATGGCTGAGGACCGGCGATGAAGTCATTGTCACCAAGGCGCCCAGTGGGTATGAGCACATTACCATTGTGGACCGGCTCAAGGAGTtgatcaaggtcaag GCCCACCAAGTCGCCCCAGCCGAGCTCGAAGCCCACCTCCTCACTCACCCAGCCGTCGATGACTGCGCGGTCATTGCGGTTCCTGACGAGCGCGACGGCGAAGTACCCAAGGCTTTTGTGGTAACACCGGCGTCCATGGCCGGGCGGAAGGACGAGGACATGGCGGCTGAGATTCTCAAGCATGTCCAGGATCACAAGGCGCACTACAAGTGGCTCAAGGGCGGTATTGAGTTCATCGATGCTATTCCCAAGAGCCCGAGCGGCAAGATCCTGCGTCGCTTGCTTCGGGATAAGGAGAGGGAAGCGAGGAGAGCGGCGGGCGCGAAGCTTTGA
- a CDS encoding hypothetical protein (COG:S; EggNog:ENOG503NZEB): MPRIVPSPLRFLKYGLPKQPYHHQQPLRALFRPTHQYQSLRHQSQGPRQSRAGYNYNYDHNSYRQYRPPNRWSIKRHIGKGYLEALILIFFLYKYKYPKAIMSSSLIPDNPDEVMVIRDLTPNVAIFSVPFSRFGKIPIGGRGTAVRLTSGSIAVFSPVALTEATKAKIASWGGQVKYLVATDIEHHIFLSEWKKAYPAAKLIGPEGLPEKRLKVKNDPKIGHEPFDVVIGKNTPRPYSVDAEFDKDFEVEYIASHPNKEVVFLYKPDKVLIEADLLFNLPATEQYSKVPEEKKPKPGLLGGWFMGMNSTEGEAKGMKRFLWWVVSRADREGFNEIVGRMYRDWDFEVIVPCHGEVIEKGAKEVWGRVFEWHLEGKK; this comes from the exons ATGCCAAGAATCGTCCCATCACCATTGCGCTTTCTCAAATACGGCCTT CCAAAACAACCttaccatcaccagcaaccacTTAGAGCTTTATTCAGACCAACCCACCAATACCAATCTCTCAGACATCAGTCTCAAGGCCCGCGCCAGTCTCGCGCCGGTTACAACTACAACTACGACCACAACTCTTACCGTCAATACAGGCCTCCAAATCGCTGGTCTATCAAAAGACATATCGGCAAAGGCTACTTGGAAgctctcatcctcatcttcttcctctacAAGTACAAGTACCCCAAAGCAATcatgtcctcctccctcattCCCGACAACCCCGACGAGGTAATGGTCATCCGCGACCTCACCCCCAACGTCGCCATCTTTTCTGTACCCTTCTCCCGTTTTGGTAAAATCCCCATCGGCGGCCGCGGCACCGCTGTCCGCCTCACCTCTGGCTCCATCGCAGTCTTCTCCCCCGTCGCGCTGACGGaagccaccaaagccaagaTCGCTTCCTGGGGAGGTCAAGTCAAGTACCTGGTCGCGACGGACATTGAACACCACATCTTCCTCTCGGAATGGAAAAAAGCCTACCCCGCTGCGAAATTAATCGGCCCAGAAGGTCTCCCCGAAAAGCGCCTCAAGGTGAAGAACGACCCTAAAATCGGCCACGAACCGTTTGATGTTGTCATTGGCAAAAACACACCCAGGCCGTACTCGGTAGATGCCGAGTTCGACAAAGACTTCGAGGTGGAGTATATCgcctcccaccccaacaaGGAAGTGGTGTTCTTGTATAAACCGGACAAGGTGCTCATCGAGGCGGATTTGTTGTTTAATTTGCCTGCGACGGAGCAGTACTCCAAGGTACcggaggaaaagaagccgaagccggGATTGTTGGGGGGATGGTTTATGGGGATGAACAGTACGGAGGGAGAGGCGAAGGGGATGAAGAGGTTTTTGTGGTGGGTTGTGAGCAGGGCGGATAGGGAGGGGTTCAATGAGATTGTGGGGAGGATGTATAGGGATTGGGATTTTGAGGTGATTGTGCCCTGTCATGGGGAGGTTATTGAAAAGGGGGCGAAGGAGGtctgggggagggtgtttgaGTGGCAtttggaggggaagaagtgA
- the HER2 gene encoding Trimeric GatFAB AmidoTransferase(AdT) complex subunit (BUSCO:EOG09262UAS; EggNog:ENOG503NVZX; COG:H), translating to MLSRSGLRGARLRVVSLTSQRRLLNHFITHPAEPIPPPPPPAPSSSPSPKQFTLAVKDNIATTIPGLPTTCASGILSKSYVSPIEATIITQLRARGAVITGKTNLDEFGMGSHSIYSHYGPVSQDTPPETSAGGSSGGSAVAVANGEVELALGTDTGGSVRLPAAYTGVIGYKPSYGMISRYGVIPYANSLDTVGFLSKQISPLKELIIGERGLWKEHDSNDPTSLTAAARKRCAAQRRGYRSPQGQTTELEGLKFGIPLEYNIAELDPKIRDAWAAAAKRLQDAGARIVPVSLPTTKHALAAYYVIAPAEASSNLAKYDGVRYGARDAEGASDASAGGVLYASTRGKGFGEEVKRRILLGSYTLSSEAMDNYFIKAQRVRRLVRRDFNRVFALENPLQERETFELSDLPEEVEMEDKWGPEEVDFLLCPTAPTLAPKLKGVMEQQPVDAYMNDVFTVPASLAGLPAISVPMKVVTEGAAGLQLIGQYWDDARLLDVADAVAKEVRT from the coding sequence ATGCTATCCCGGTCGGGTCTCCGCGGTGCCCGGCTGCGCGTTGTGAGCCTCACCTCACAACGTCGTCTTCTCAACCACTTCATTACACACCCCGCCGAGccaataccaccaccacccccaccggctccgtcttcttctcccagTCCAAAACAATTCACTCTCGCCGTAAAAGACAACATAGCCACCACAATCCCAGGCCTCCCAACAACATGCGCCTCCGGCATCCTCTCCAAATCTTACGTCTCCCCCATCGAAGCCACAATCATTACCCAGCTCCGCGCTCGCGGTGCAGTGATTACAGGCAAGACTAACCTCGATGAGTTCGGCATGGGAAGCCACTCGATATACTCCCACTATGGTCCAGTATCGCAAGACACCCCCCCAGAAACATCAGCAGGCGGCAGCTCAGGAGGCAGCGCCGTAGCAGTAGCCAACGGGGAGGTAGAACTTGCTCTCGGGACAGACACGGGTGGATCGGTAAGACTACCAGCGGCATACACCGGTGTCATCGGGTATAAACCCTCCTACGGAATGATCTCACGCTATGGAGTCATTCCTTACGCCAATAGCCTAGACACAGTGGGTTTTCTCAGCAAGCAGATCAGCCCACTAAAGGAGTTGATTATTGGAGAGCGAGGGCTGTGGAAGGAACACGACAGCAATGATCCGACGAGTTTGACTGCGGCGGCCAGGAAAAGATGCGCTGCTCAGCGAAGGGGGTATCGCAGCCCACAAGGTCAAACTACAGAGTTGGAAGGGCTGAAATTTGGTATCCCACTCGAGTACAACATCGCCGAGCTGGACCCCAAGATCCGAGATGCCTGGGCTGCCGCTGCGAAGAGGTTACAAGATGCCGGTGCTAGGATCGTACCAGTGTCGCTGCCGACAACTAAACATGCCCTCGCGGCGTACTACGTCATTGCTCCGGCCGAGGCGTCTTCCAACCTGGCAAAATACGACGGGGTACGCTATGGAGCGAGGGACGCTGAGGGAGCAAGCGATGCATCAGCCGGAGGTGTTCTCTACGCCTCGACAAGAGGAAAGGGTTTCggtgaggaggtcaagaggcGGATCTTGCTGGGCTCATATACCCTCAGTTCAGAGGCGATGGACAACTACTTTATAAAGGCGCAACGAGTGCGGAgactggtgaggagggatttCAACAGGGTTTTTGCGCTGGAGAACCCGCTGCAAGAGAGGGAGACGTTCGAGCTGAGTGATCTGcctgaggaggtggagatggaggacaaATGGGGaccggaggaggtggacttTCTGCTGTGTCCTACAGCGCCGACATTGGCTCCTAAGCTgaagggggtgatggagCAGCAGCCGGTGGATGCGTATATGAATGATGTGTTTACTGTGCCGGCCAGCTTGGCGGGCCTGCCAGCGATTAGCGTGCCGATGAAGGTGGTGACcgaaggagcagcaggaCTGCAGTTGATCGGGCAGTACTGGGACGATGCAAGGCTGCTGGATGTTGCGGATGCTGTGGCCAAGGAGGTCAGAACATAA
- a CDS encoding hypothetical protein (COG:S; EggNog:ENOG503NZMI) produces MSDMTTEVTGTSSVEADGVFSGVSSPLSSAPSSPVMPVSGRPKRQAALRATEKLTSIIQGFGAFDDFPRANKRSREDTPEFEDSRAVTKSISKRLRTREFSEIHSKDVDDEAETDIDAEHGIDAEHEVDAEHEIVVRNDMNADFLVNAECGANVENNIDPNLGRENVPLYPAAAENHEAKSVIPFHMQADVMDMQLANVPSEYYVEKIMFNLRAIVNHQAATHHGAVDPFLAHQQFFMNEPVFDQNWYNPHTQNYHPAAYPFVAIPPVVNLLAANSPLVNPPMVDPFVHPELAHQAGQPLSFYNHNSGALASQIPIWDSSVYPFVASRPAVGSPVVGLPAIDPYSPILDVAQYPYIDDIIPQAANIKIDLAIAPVADKDEETAPVVKLAPRVPVARPAPRGPPPIHSRFRGGLCEALPYYKSYKSSLYNIGLLAKGFLIDLEVEKGDVFDQSVVISTVGGGRVREGSVMVRGRDADDNATNVRSIKNAYEQRTLIAIIAGENHPLYPCQPPAPYAVLDWFHITYMWKEILRNPETQRIFSVWRIRFEKANPFTPSWWIPAGQEEIVTPVTCPMRVCSSCHQESKQIFTIGWFCLQYGCNMYYRMLPGQLVDLDALAYSQAFLDERQPFTGTIPSLMPELPAVNSQHHGTELGLRGGFVCPQCHHACRRRYWNWLQCEIPGCGFKKAAPMTPFPQAELEAEVEAFTKQMASRRSRHQANDALTTIWLEKYAIRSSVMGLGGYNVRQFFLTDAQERIIGSFTIFQSNEVINARPGGPDELFRSLEVEDIGLKRNPAAVAGHKLEGLTRHFQQNFGARYKFGVSVQSKGFAEAPAAILKALKRLDWAKNVAVSSATANFPADHEIGDNSITKLDAHSQSFNELLALGYMEDDKINYHDDGEKELGPVVAALSLGSPCTMRFRPKRNKGFGTNGFTKTGGKKNHKDILEVEMKHGDMMVMAGCTIQKLYEHAVTPEGKRRFALTARFIDPEKMELQADRDDALMKGTIPEYAAAFEYDGF; encoded by the exons ATGTCTGACATGACCACCGAGGTGACTGGCACAAGCTCCGTTGAGGCTGACGGTGTCTTTTCCGGCGTCTCCTCGCCCCTGAGCTCAGCTCCCTCGTCTCCTGTCATGCCTGTCTCTGGCAGGCCCAAGCGCCAGGCTGCCTTGCGAGCCACAGAGAAGTTGACGAGCATTATTCAGGGGTTTGGTGCCTTTGACGACTTCCCGCGGGCCAACAAGCGGTCCCGGGAAGACACTCCCGAGTTTGAGGATTCGCGTGCGGTTACCAAATCTATCAGCAAGCGCTTGCGGACTCGGGAATTTTCCGAGATTCACTCCAAGGATGTCGATGACGAGGCTGAGACTGACATCGATGCCGAGCACGGAATTGATGCCGAACACGAAGTTGACGCCGAGCATGAGATTGTCGTCAGGAATGACATGAACGCTGACTTTCTCGTCAATGCCGAGTGTGGCGCCAATGTCGAGAATAACATTGACCCCAACCTGGGGCGCGAAAACGTGCCTCTCTACCCAGCTGCAGCCGAAAACCACGAGGCCAAGTCCGTCATTCCGTTCCACATGCAAGCAGACGTAATGGACATGCAGCTGGCCAATGTGCCCTCGGAATACTACGTTGAAAAGATCATGTTTAACCTGAGGGCCATCGTTAACCATCAAGCCGCAACTCACCATGGTGCCGTCGACCCCTTCTTGGCCCACCAGCAATTTTTTATGAATGAACCGGTGTTTGACCAGAACTGGTACAACCCTCACACCCAAAACTATCATCCCGCCGCCTACCCCTTTGTCGCTATCCCGCCCGTGGTCAACCTTCTCGCGGCCAACTCTCCATTGGTTAACCCTCCGATGGTCGACCCTTTCGTCCATCCCGAGCTCGCCCATCAGGCCGGACAGCCGCTGTCTTTTTACAACCACAACAGTGGTGCTCTGGCTTCTCAGATCCCAATTTGGGACTCGAGTGTCTACCCATTTGTCGCCAGTCGTCCTGCGGTGGGCTCTCCCGTGGTCGGCCTACCCGCGATTGACCCTTACAGTCCTATCTTGGACGTGGCTCAGTACCCATACATTGACGACATCATCCCCCAGgccgccaacatcaagaTTGACCTGGCTATCGCGCCTGTCGCCGACAAGGATGAAGAGACTGCCCCTGTTGTCAAGCTCGCCCCTCGTGTCCCTGTTGCCAGGCCTGCCCCTCGTGGCCCGCCTCCAATTCACTCGAGGTTCCGCGGGGGGTTATGCGAGGCCCTCCCTTACTACAAGTCCTACAAGAGCAGTCTCTACAACATCGGTCTGCTTGCCAAGGGATTTCTGATTGACTTGGAGGTCGAAAAGGGCGATGTCTTCGACCAAAGCGTTGTCATTTCGACTGT TGGGGGTGGCCGAGTGAGAGAAGGAAGCGTAATGGTTCGTGGTCGCGACGCCGATGACAACGCCACCAACGTTCGATCCATCAAGAACGCTTACGAGCAACGTACTTTGATTGCTATCATTGCGG GTGAGAATCATCCGCTTTACCCTTGCCAGCCGCCTGCCCCTTACGCTGTTCTCGACTGGTTCCACATCACATACATGTGGAAAGAAATTCTGAGAAACCCTGAGACTCAGAGGATCTTTTCAGTCTGGCGTATTCGGTTCGAAAAAGCCAACCCCTTCACGCCGTCTTGGTGGATTCCTgctgggcaggaggagatcgTGACTCCGGTCACTTGTCCCATGAGAGTTTGCTCTTCCTGTCACCAGGAGAGTAAACAAATTTTTACCATTGGATGGTTCTGCCTCCAATACGGCTGCAACATGTACTATCGGATGTTGCCCGGCCAACTGGTCGACCTCGATGCTCTGGCCTACAGCCAAGCCTTTCTTGACGAGCGCCAGCCTTTCACGGGAACCATTCCCTCGCTCATGCCCGAGTTGCCCGCCGTCAATTCTCAGCACCACGGCACAGAGCTGGGTCTTCGCGGAGGGTTTGTCTGCCCCCAGTGCCATCATGCCTGCAGACGTCGGTACTGGAACTGGCTGCAGTGCGAGATCCCAGGGTGCGGGTTCAAGAAGGCAGCCCCCATGACTCCATTCCCTCAGGCAGAGCTTGAGGCTGAGGTTGAGGCCTTCACAAAGCAGATGGCGTCCAGAAGATCACGCCATCAAGCCAACGAtgccctcaccaccatctggCTTGAGAAATATGCCATTCGATCATCTGTTATGGGCCTTGGAGGCTATAACGTTCGTCAGTTCTTCCTGACCGACGCCCAGGAACGTATTATTGGCTCCTTCACAATTTTTCAGTCGAATGAGGTCATCAATGCCAGGCCTGGTGGCCCAGATGAGCTATTCAGGtctttggaggtggaggatattGGTTTGAAGAGGAACCCCGCTGCCGTCGCTGGTC ACAAGCTTGAAGGTTTGACCCGCCACTTCCAGCAAAACTTT GGTGCCCGCTACAAGTTTGGAGTCTCGGTACAGTCCAAGGGCTTCGCCGAGGCCCCCGCTGCCATTCTCAAGGCTCTCAAGCGTCTTGACTGGGCCAAGAATGTTGCCGTGTCTTCTGCCACGGCAAACTTCCCGGCTGATCATGAGATTGGTGATAATTCCATCACCAAGCTTGACGCTCATAGCCAAAGCTTCAATGAGCTGCTCGCCCTGGGCTATATGGAGGATGATAAGATTAAT tatcatgatgatggtgaaaaGGAGCTTGGCCCTGTTGTCGCCGCTCTATCACTTGGGTCGCCGTGCACGATGAGGTTTCGCCCCAAGCGAAACAAGGGTTTCGGAACCAATGGTTTCACCAAAACCGGTGGGAAGAAAAACCACAAGGATATtctggaggtggagatgaagcACGGTGAtatgatggtgatggctggGTGCACCATCCAGAAGCTGTATGAG CACGCCGTCACCCCCGAGGGAAAGCGACGGTTCGCTCTGACCGCCCGTTTCATCGACCCGGAGAAGATGGAGCTTCAGGCGGACAGAGATGACGCCCTTATGAAGGGCACCATCCCCGAATACGCCGCGGCTTTTGAGTACGACGGCTTCTGA
- a CDS encoding hypothetical protein (COG:S; EggNog:ENOG503P1U5) has translation MTDRKPKTSEFHRADERRFLDERGSSGPLAPNGLNPATILEKAVRERIVDSYFYKEQCYAINEADIVDRVVEHVDHIGGVTGTVQKPTPFLCLAFKLLQLAPNDDILNEYLNFGGEKFKYLRALAVFYIRLTRQDKDVYTRLEPFLEDRRKLRRKGRNGVSLTYMDEFVDDLLVKDRVCATSLWKMRRRDVLEDLELLEPRVSPLGSLEDLLEEEEEDEEMKDGGEDKNGRGGSGGERSRSRSVDRRDSRSRSRDRRDSRSRSYSRSRSITRSRSRSRSRSRSRSGRYRSRSRSGSRHRSPSRSRSRGERSDHDRMDIDRSDKDREEGEASP, from the coding sequence ATGACCGACCGCAAACCCAAAACTTCTGAATTCCACCGCGCCGACGAACGCCGCTTTCTCGACGAGCGCGGCTCCTCGGGTCCCCTAGCCCCCAACGGCCTCAACCCAGCCACCATCCTCGAAAAAGCCGTCCGCGAGCGCATAGTCGATTCCTACTTTTACAAAGAGCAATGTTACGCCATCAACGAAGCGGACATTGTTGACAGGGTGGTCGAGCACGTCGACCACATTGGCGGCGTAACCGGGACGGTCCAAAAGCCCACGCCGTTCCTCTGTCTTGCCTTTAAACTCCTGCAGCTTGCACCAAACGATGATATCTTGAACGAATATCTCAATTTCGGGGGTGAGAAGTTCAAGTATCTGAGGGCGTTGGCGGTGTTTTATATTAGGTTGACGAGGCAGGACAAGGATGTTTATACGAGGCTGGAGCCGTTCTTGGAGGACaggaggaagttgaggaggaaggggaggaacgGGGTTAGTTTGACGTACATGGATGAGTTTGTGGATGATTTGCTGGTCAAGGACAGGGTGTGTGCGACGAGTttgtggaagatgaggaggagggatgtgttggaggatttggagctgttggagCCGAGGGTTAGTCCGTTGGGGAGTTTGGAGGATttgcttgaggaggaggaggaggatgaggagatgaaggatgggggagaggataaaaatgggaggggtgggagtgggggtgagaggtcgaggtcgagatCAGTGGACAGGCGGGATTCAAGGTCGAGATCAAGGGACAGGCGGGATTCAAGGTCGAGGTCATATTCGAGGTCTAGGTCGATAACGAGATCGAGATCGagatcaaggtcaaggtcaaggtctAGGTCTGGGAGGTATAGGTCACGGTCCAGGTCGGGATCGAGGCACAGGTCGCCATCACGCTCGAGGTCGAGGGGAGAGCGGTCAGATCACGACAGGATGGATATTGACAGGTCTGACAAGGACcgtgaggagggcgaggcaAGTCCTTGA